The region CGCCAAGCCGGGGTGGCGGAGCCGGCGGCGGTCGCGCTCGCGGTGTCCTCGATGTGGCACCGGTTCGCCTACGCGCTCCTGGTGGACCGGAACCCGTTGGTCGAGGGGATCACCGACGACGAGGCGATCGAACTGCTCACCGATCTGACGCACCGGGGTCTGAGCGGCAAGTGACCACAGATGTCCCTAGTGGACACTGTCGCCGCCTGATGGGCGCGCGGGCAAGGACTGCGCGGCTCAGTCCTTGCCCGCGGAGCCGCCGGACGGTGGCTGGATGCGCAGGACGCGGTCATCGCTGGGGACCGGGCGACCGCCGTCCTTGTTCGCGGTGCCCAGCCAGATCAGACCGTTCGGGCCGAGTGTCGCGGCGGAGAACCGGCCGTAGGTGTTCTCCATGACCTTCGTCGGCTGACCGGTGAAGCTCCCGTCGGGCGCCGGGTGCAGGGTGTACAGCGCGGCGGCATCGCGCAGCGCCACCACCACCGTCGACGGGTCGGCGGCGCAGCCGGCCACGCCGGGGCGTTCCACCCAGGTCCACGCCGGTGAGCCGAGCGGTTTTCCGAGCTGCACCCGATACAACGCGTCCTGGGCGCCGGTGCGGTCGGTCACCCAGTACATGCCGAGCCCGGGGGTGCCGCACAGCCCGCCCGGTTCGGTCAACCCGGCGGCGACCACCGGCGTCTTCGGATCCGGGTTGCCCGCGGCCGGCTTGCCGAAACCGTCGATGCGCAGCACTTTCCCCGCCAGCGATTGCGGATTCGCGGCGTTGGCCGGGCTGCCCGCGTTTCCGGTGGCGATCAGCAGCGAGCCTTGGCCGTCGTCGAGCATCGCCCCGCCGTTGCCCGTCGAGCCCTTCGGAATGCCGGTCAGCACCGGCTTGGGCCGGTCCCCGGCCGCGACCCGGACGACCTGATTGTCGTCGGAGGTCGTGACGTAGGCGTAGAACAGCTCATCTTCGTTGTAGGTGGGGGACAGGGCGAGTCCGGTGAGTCCGCCGCCGCCACTCGGGTCGACCGGAATCTGGGCCAGCTCAACGGGTTTCACGCCACGCTGGACGCGCAGCACCCGCCCGGTGGACCGCTCGCCGACCAGCGCGCCTTGGCCGTCGGGCAGCACCGCGATCGCGCCGACCGGATCCAGGCAGGTGGCCACCACCGCCGGGTCGGGGTCTTCGCAGCCGACCGGCGGCTTGGGTTGCTGCGGCGCGGCGCTGGACTCCGGCGGCGGGGACTCGTTCTCGAACGAGGGTTGCGGACCGGCCTGCGGCTCAAGCGATGGCTGGTCGCCCCACGGCCGGGGATGTTCGTCTGGGAACTGTGCGCAGCCCGCCAGCAGCGTGCCGAGCACGGCGGCCATGCCCAGCAGCAGACGACGCATGCGAAACGAGACTGCCACGACGCCCGAGCCTATCGGCCCAGGGGTAAACCTCGGGTGAGACCTGCGGGTTTCGATCGGTGGGATGGCGCGCTCGTCAGGCAGTGGCCTCGGCGCTCGACAAGATCGCCGCACCGGCACAAGAGGCATTCCGCGATGCGAAACTACCCGCAGGGTCAGCGGGACGGGCGTTCGGTCCGGCGGCGAGTGTCAGGCTCCGGGACTGGTAGCCGAATGGGTCGTATCGGCGGCGCGGGTGGGTCGATGCCGAGGCGGGCGCGCTCGACCGCGTCGATCCGGCGCAGCAGCAGGGCGAGCTCGGCACGCACCGCGTCCGGCGCTTCGAACGGGATGAAGTGCGAGGTCGCCAGCATCCGCACCTGGGCCTGCGGCAGCGCCGCGACCGACCTGGTGATGCTGGCGAAGTCCGCCAGCAGGTCGTGCCGTCCGGTGAGAACGGTCAACGGACAGCTAAGGCCGACCGCCGGGGTTCGGGTCGACGCGCGCCAGGCGAGGCTCGACGCCACATTCCACTGCCAGTCCTGGTGCAGCAACTGCCGCAGCACCGCCGCGGCGGTGGTCCGGTCCGAGTCGGGATGCATCAAGCCGCCGTACTGCACGAGCCGAGCCGAGAGGTCCGTCACCGGCAGCCGCGAACTGATCGACGCCAGCAAGCCGCCAACGAGCTGCAACGCGGCGCAACCACCCGCGGCGAGCAGTTGTCGGGCGAGCTCCGGGACGCCGAGCGCACCGAGCAGCGCGTCCGCGCCCCCGGTCGGCGGCCCGGCGAGCAGCATCAGCCCGCGGACCCGGTCCGGGAACCGCCGGGCGAGCTCTACCGCCACCACCGTGCCGGCGGACCAGCCGACGACCGCGCAGTCCTTCACCCCGGCGTCGTCGAGCACCGCCAACGCGTCGTCGACGTGATCACCGAGGGTGTTGGCCTGGTTGTGCTTTGGAGTCCAGCCCAACAGCCGGGCCGACGAATCCACCGGTAGCAGCTCGGGTATCGCACCGACATCCGGGCACACCAGGACCGCCTGCGGCACCCCGGTCTCCCGCGCCCAAGGCGCGGACGTCCACCCTTGAGACCGGAAGCCACCTGGGGAAACATCGAATTCCCAGAACACCTCGTCGACCATCGAACCATTTTCCCCCAGCCGCGGGCCGGCTGTATCAGACAAATCACTGTCGAGAAGCTTTTCCCGGAAAAGGTCGCACTTTGGGGTGACCATGCCCTAGCCTCCACCGGCGTGAGGATTCACGACGATCGCCCCGGCGGTGCGGGCGGCTACCCCGACGATCGCAGCTATGACGCGCAAGCCCGGCAGCCTGCCGGTGCGAGCGCAACGGGTGCACCAACTGCCAAGACGCAGAGCCTCGGTGCGCAGAAATACAACTACTACGACGACGAAGACGGCTACAGCGACGCCGAAGCCACGTCGCTGGTCGATCGGCGCGACAGTGCTCTCTCCGAGTATTACGACGAGCTCGGCCCGAACCGCAAGCCGTTCGGCTGGAACGCGGGCACCGACATGGGCCTGCTCATTCTGCGCCTGGCAGTGGGCGGGATTTTCCTCGCGCACGGCGCGCAGAAGCTGTTCGGCGTGCTCGGCGGTCCGGGACCCGACAGGTTCGCCGAAACGCTGGGCGACATGGGCTTCCACCAGAACGCGGTGCTGGCCCTGATCACCGGCGGCACCGAACTGGGTGCCGGTGCGCTGCTGGTGCTCGGCCTGTTCACCCCGCTGGCCGGCGCCGGGATCGTGGGTTTGATGGCCAGCGCGATCTTCGTCAAACTCGGTGCCGGGTTCTTCGCCGCTTCCGGTGGTTTCGAGCTGGAGGCGACGCTGGGCGCGCTGGGCCTAGGGCTGATGTTCGCCGGACCCGGCCGAGTGGCCCTGGACTACGGGCGGGCGTGGTTCCGCCGCCCGGTGCTCTTCGGTTTCATCTGCCTGATCATCGCGGCCGCGGCGGCCGCAGCGGTCCTGATTCTGTTCCACCGCCCCTGACCGCAGCACGAAACGGGCCCGGTACCCCAGGTACCGGGCCTGTTTCAGTTCTCGGATCGCAGGAATCACTTGCTGACGTCGCGGACCGCGCCGTAGGAGGCGGAGGTCGCGAGCCGCGCATAGGCGCGCAGCGCGGCCGTGACCTTGCGGTCCCGGCCGACCGGCTGCCAGGGGTGCTCGCTGGCCTCCATCTTGGCCCGGCGCTCTGCCAACACCTCGTCGGAGACCAGCAGTTCCAGCTTGCGCTCGCGGACATCGATGAGGATCTGGTCGCCGTCCTCCACCAGCCCGATCGTGCCGCCGTTGGCCGCCTCCGGCGAGATGTGCCCGATGGACAGCCCGGAGGAACCGCCGGAGAACCGGCCGTCGGTGATCAGCGCGCACTTCTTGCCCAGCCCGGAACCCTTGAGGAACGCGGTGGGGTGCAGCATCTCCTGCATTCCCGGGCCGCCCGCGGGGCCTTCGTAGCGGACCACCAGCACCTCGCCCGGCTGGATCTCCTTGTTCAGGATCACCGACACGGCCTGCTCCTGGCTTTCCACCACCCGCGCCGGACCCTGGAAGTGCCACAGCTCTTCCTCGACACCGGCGGTCTTGACCACCGCGCCCTCGTTGGCGAGGTTGCCGCGCAGCACCGCGAGCCCGCCGTCGGCGGTATAGGCGTGCGCGACGTCGCGGATGCAGCCCTTCTCCGCGTCGGTGTCCAGCGATGACCACTGGTTCTCGGTGGAGAACGCCTGCGTGGTACGAACCCCGCCGGGCGCTGCGTGGAACAGCTCGACGGCCTCCTGCGACGGCGACTCGCCGCGGATGTCCCAGGCCGACAGCCACTCGGTCAGGTTCGCGCTGTGCACCGAGGCAACGTCGCGGTGCAGCAGCCCGGCCCGGTCGAGCTCGCCGAGGATCGCGCTGATGCCGCCAGCCCGGTGCACGTCCTCCATGTGGTAGTCCGAGTTCGGGCTGACCTTGCTCAGGCAGGGCACCCGGCGGCTGGTCTCGGCGATGTCGTCAAGGGTGAAGTCGATCTCGCCTTCCTGCGCGGCGGCCAGCGTGTGCAGCACCGTGTTGGTGGAGCCGCCCATCGCCATGTCCAGCGCCATCGCGTTCGCGAACGCCTTCTCGTTCGCGATCGAGCGCGGCAGAACCGACTCGTCGTCCTCGCCGTAGTAGCGCTTGGCGATGCGCACCACCGTGCGGCCGGCCTCTTCGAACAGGGCGCGGCGCGCGGCGTGGGTGGCCAATGTGGACCCGTTGCCGGGCAGCGCCAGGCCGAGGGCCTCGGTGAGGCAGTTCATCGAGTTGGCGGTGAACATGCCCGAGCAGGAACCGCAGGTCGGGCAGGCCGAGCGCTCGACCTCGCTGAGCCCGGCGTCGTCCACCGCGGCGTTGGCCGATGCCGAGATGGTGGTGATCAGGTCGGTCGGCGCGTGCGCGACCCCGTCCACCACGACCGCCTTGCCGGCCTCCATCGGGCCGCCGGAAACGAACACGGTCGGGATATTCAGCCGCATGGCGGCGTTGAGCATGCCGGGGGTGATCTTGTCGCAGTTGGAGATGCACACCAGCGCGTCGGCCTGGTGCGCGTTGACCATGTACTCCACGGAGTCGGCGATCAGCTCGCGCGAGGGCAGCGAGTAGAGCATCCCGCCGTGGCCCATGGCGATGCCGTCGTCCACCGCGATGGTGTGGAACTCGCGCGGCACGCCGCCGGCCTCGCGGATGGTGGCGGCGACCACGTCGCCGAGGTCGCGCAGGTGCACGTGGCCGGGCACGAACTGGGTGTAGGAATTGGCGATCGCCACGATGGGCTTGCCGAAGTCGTCGTCGGTCATGCCGGTGGCACGCCACAGCGAGCGGGCGCCGGCGGCATTCCGTCCGTGTGTCGTGGTGCGAGAGCGCAGCTGGGGCATATCCACCTTCTCTGGGAAAGCGCGTGTTTTCGTCTCGGGGCGAGTCAACGGCGATTTCAGGGGAAATCGCCGGTGCGTCGATTTCCCCTGAAATCGCAGCCCACCCGTCGCGGCGCCTTGTGGGCGCGAAAAGTCACGGTGCGGCCGACATTACTCCTGCGAGGTCGGGTCGGGCAGGCGCCCACTGCTGATCGCCGAGAGACGCGGCAGGTCGCGGACCCGGACCGCCGGGAGCCGGACCTCCTTGCCGGAGCGCAGCACGGCCTTGAGCCAACGCCGCTCGTCCAGCCGCAGCGAGGCCACATCGTCCCAGCTGAACCTGGTGCGGCCGACGATCGTGCGCACCGCGA is a window of Saccharopolyspora phatthalungensis DNA encoding:
- a CDS encoding PQQ-dependent sugar dehydrogenase, with translation MAVSFRMRRLLLGMAAVLGTLLAGCAQFPDEHPRPWGDQPSLEPQAGPQPSFENESPPPESSAAPQQPKPPVGCEDPDPAVVATCLDPVGAIAVLPDGQGALVGERSTGRVLRVQRGVKPVELAQIPVDPSGGGGLTGLALSPTYNEDELFYAYVTTSDDNQVVRVAAGDRPKPVLTGIPKGSTGNGGAMLDDGQGSLLIATGNAGSPANAANPQSLAGKVLRIDGFGKPAAGNPDPKTPVVAAGLTEPGGLCGTPGLGMYWVTDRTGAQDALYRVQLGKPLGSPAWTWVERPGVAGCAADPSTVVVALRDAAALYTLHPAPDGSFTGQPTKVMENTYGRFSAATLGPNGLIWLGTANKDGGRPVPSDDRVLRIQPPSGGSAGKD
- a CDS encoding alpha/beta fold hydrolase, with the translated sequence MVDEVFWEFDVSPGGFRSQGWTSAPWARETGVPQAVLVCPDVGAIPELLPVDSSARLLGWTPKHNQANTLGDHVDDALAVLDDAGVKDCAVVGWSAGTVVAVELARRFPDRVRGLMLLAGPPTGGADALLGALGVPELARQLLAAGGCAALQLVGGLLASISSRLPVTDLSARLVQYGGLMHPDSDRTTAAAVLRQLLHQDWQWNVASSLAWRASTRTPAVGLSCPLTVLTGRHDLLADFASITRSVAALPQAQVRMLATSHFIPFEAPDAVRAELALLLRRIDAVERARLGIDPPAPPIRPIRLPVPEPDTRRRTERPSR
- a CDS encoding DoxX family protein, translating into MRIHDDRPGGAGGYPDDRSYDAQARQPAGASATGAPTAKTQSLGAQKYNYYDDEDGYSDAEATSLVDRRDSALSEYYDELGPNRKPFGWNAGTDMGLLILRLAVGGIFLAHGAQKLFGVLGGPGPDRFAETLGDMGFHQNAVLALITGGTELGAGALLVLGLFTPLAGAGIVGLMASAIFVKLGAGFFAASGGFELEATLGALGLGLMFAGPGRVALDYGRAWFRRPVLFGFICLIIAAAAAAAVLILFHRP
- the ilvD gene encoding dihydroxy-acid dehydratase, whose product is MPQLRSRTTTHGRNAAGARSLWRATGMTDDDFGKPIVAIANSYTQFVPGHVHLRDLGDVVAATIREAGGVPREFHTIAVDDGIAMGHGGMLYSLPSRELIADSVEYMVNAHQADALVCISNCDKITPGMLNAAMRLNIPTVFVSGGPMEAGKAVVVDGVAHAPTDLITTISASANAAVDDAGLSEVERSACPTCGSCSGMFTANSMNCLTEALGLALPGNGSTLATHAARRALFEEAGRTVVRIAKRYYGEDDESVLPRSIANEKAFANAMALDMAMGGSTNTVLHTLAAAQEGEIDFTLDDIAETSRRVPCLSKVSPNSDYHMEDVHRAGGISAILGELDRAGLLHRDVASVHSANLTEWLSAWDIRGESPSQEAVELFHAAPGGVRTTQAFSTENQWSSLDTDAEKGCIRDVAHAYTADGGLAVLRGNLANEGAVVKTAGVEEELWHFQGPARVVESQEQAVSVILNKEIQPGEVLVVRYEGPAGGPGMQEMLHPTAFLKGSGLGKKCALITDGRFSGGSSGLSIGHISPEAANGGTIGLVEDGDQILIDVRERKLELLVSDEVLAERRAKMEASEHPWQPVGRDRKVTAALRAYARLATSASYGAVRDVSK